A portion of the Gossypium arboreum isolate Shixiya-1 chromosome 8, ASM2569848v2, whole genome shotgun sequence genome contains these proteins:
- the LOC108467543 gene encoding probable inactive histone-lysine N-methyltransferase SUVR1 isoform X2 yields MAPNPRVVQAFRTMKEIGISEEKVKPVLKKLLKLYEKNWELIESENYRVLADAIFEEEDSKVSEPKKSNAHDEDIDEEGSTPDELVRPLKRARLKNQEGLATCSHTNGSSNVAGTLLKEPKVEENEIPPASLQHQSLQSNVGNIRTEILPALPGPVSPQPPSHAPVSPHHSGRDKGKQIVEPRPNYKGKEPMSPHVASKGKGPERASVALRIKDPAPEPGIIPNNRFSATQALIIPKEEPFTDDMPQDEVPLAVIQPDSLSGRDLPIGDFSTEKSNWLEPPESLHAAEIAGAGASASGTERHTSCEHATVPDEIPSILEIASSQLGEVTISLSYNSALGRPNFKLPSIDELRGLMELRCLQSYKLIDPNFDVIKILTDMCECISELATNSSNQSQEGNEMPALDVLQKSPTRGDAEKNKENGCCEATLMLNESFDNHCSANGFVDNVGRKDLVVAPQHHLTSNELRRVLDASDITKGEENLEISWVNEINKEFPTPFQYISDNLVFQNAHVSFSLSRIGDERCCPTCLGDCLLSQKPCACACQAGGKFAYTPEGVIKEDFLEECISMTRDPQKQCLLNCTECPLERSKADDFPEPCKGHLRRKVIKECWIKCGCNKQCGNRVVQRGVNYKLQVFLTADGKGWGLRTLENLPKGAFVCEFVGEILTIPELYARNREKHTSPVLLDAYWGLKGVPKDEEALCLDATCYGNVARFINHRCLDANLIEIPVEVETPEFHYYHLAFFTTREVHALEELTWDYGIDFDDLDHHVKTFQCRCGSKFCRNMKRPTRSKSATR; encoded by the exons ATGGCACCAAACCCCAGAGTTGTGCAAGCCTTCCGCACGATGAAGGAAATAGGAATTAGCGAGGAAAAAGTGAAACCAGTATTGAAGAAGCTTCTAAAGCTGTATGAGAAAAATTGGGAGCTAATTGAATCAGAGAATTATAGAGTTCTTGCTGATGCTATCTTTGAGGAGGAGGACAGCAAG GTGTCAGAACCTAAAAAAAGCAATGCACATGAT GAGGACATTGACGAAGAAGGTTCCACACCTGATGAGCTTGTTCGCCCCTTAAAAAGAGCACGATTAAAAAACCAAGAAGGGCTGGCCACTTGTTCTCATACAAATGGAAGCTCTAATGTTGCTGGAACTCTTTTAAAAGAGCCTAAAGTTGAGGAGAATGAAATACCTCCTGCTTCTTTGCAACACCAGTCACTTCAGTCCAATGTTGGAAATATAAGGACAGAAATCCTGCCTGCTTTACCTGGTCCTGTTTCCCCTCAGCCTCCCTCCCATGCTCCTGTTTCACCTCATCATAGTGGTAGGGATAAAGGGAAGCAGATTGTAGAACCTAGGCCTAATTACAAAGGAAAGGAACCTATGTCACCTCATGTTGCTTCCAAGGGAAAAGGCCCTGAGAGAGCATCTGTTGCCTTGCGTATTAAAGATCCAGCTCCTGAGCCTGGTATTATTCCTAACAATAGGTTCTCTGCTACTCAGGCACTAATTATACCCAAGGAAGAGCCCTTTACTGATGACATGCCACAGGATGAGGTTCCTCTTGCAGTTATTCAGCCAG ATTCATTAAGCGGAAGAGATTTGCCAATAGGGGATTTTTCAACTGAAAAATCAAATTGGCTGGAACCTCCAGAATCCTTGCATGCAGCTGAAATTGCAGGTGCTGGTGCTTCAGCTTCAGGAACTGAGAGACATACCAGCTGCGAGCATGCTACTGTTCCTGATGAAATTCCTTCTATCCTAGAGATTGCCTCATCACAATTGGGAGAGGTGACGATTTCTCTAAGTTACAATTCTGCTCTTGGAAGGCCAAATTTCAAATTGCCTAGTATAGATGAACTAAGAGGACTGATGGAGCTGAGATGTCTCCAGTCTTATAAACTCATTGACCCAAATTTTGATGTCATCAAAATTCTGACTGATATGTGTGAGTGCATCTCGGAATTGGCAACTAATTCTTCTAATCAATCGCAGGAAGGTAATGAGATGCCAGCTCTTGACGTATTGCAGAAATCTCCTACAAGAGGTGATGctgagaaaaataaagaaaatggttGTTGTGAGGCAACTTTGATGTTAAATGAATCTTTCGATAATCACTGCTCTGCAAATGGATTTGTTGACAATGTTGGGAGGAAGGACTTGGTGGTTGCTCCACAGCATCATCTTACATCTAATGAATTAAGGCGGGTTCTTGATGCAAGTGACATAACCAAGGGAGAAGAAAATTTGGAAATTTCATGGGTAAATGAAATTAATAAAGAGTTTCCTACACCGTTTCAGTATATATCAGACAATTTGGTATTTCAAAATGCCCATGTTAGTTTTTCTCTTTCTCGGATTGGAGATGAAAGATGTTGTCCTACATGTCTCGGGGATTGTCTCTTGTCCCAGAAGCCTTGTGCATGTGCGTGTCAAGCTGGGGGAAAATTTGCTTATACCCCGGAAGGTGTTATTAAGGAAGACTTCTTAGAAGAGTGTATCTCTATGACTCGTGATCCTCAAAAACAATGTCTTCTTAATTGCACAGAGTGCCCTCTTGAGAGATCAAAAGCTGATGACTTTCCGGAGCCTTGTAAGGGTCACTTACGGAGAAAAGTAATCAAAGAGTGTTGGATCAAATGTGGGTGCAATAAGCAGTGTGGCAATCGGGTGGTGCAGAGAGGTGTAAATTATAAATTGCAG GTGTTTCTGACAGCTGATGGAAAAGGTTGGGGCCTGAGAACTCTCGAGAATCTCCCCAAAGGAGCTTTTGTTTGTGAGTTTGTTGGAGAAATACTCACCATCCCTGAGTTGTATGCAAGGAACAGGGAGAAACATACATCTCCAGTTCTGCTGGATGCTTACTGGGGGTTGAAGGGAGTTCCTAAGGATGAAGAGGCCCTCTGCTTGGATGCAACATGTTATGGAAATGTTGCTAGGTTTATCAATCATAG ATGTTTAGATGCAAACTTGATTGAGATTCCTGTTGAAGTGGAGACTCCAGAATTTCATTACTATCAT CTAGCCTTCTTTACAACAAGAGAGGTTCATGCGCTTGAAGAGCTGACTTGG GACTATGGTATCGACTTTGATGATCTCGACCATCATGTTAAGACATTCCAGTGCAGATGTGGCAGTAAATTTTGCCGGAACATGAAACGTCCAACTA GGTCCAAGTCTGCGACgagatga
- the LOC108467543 gene encoding probable inactive histone-lysine N-methyltransferase SUVR1 isoform X1, whose amino-acid sequence MAPNPRVVQAFRTMKEIGISEEKVKPVLKKLLKLYEKNWELIESENYRVLADAIFEEEDSKVSEPKKSNAHDQEDIDEEGSTPDELVRPLKRARLKNQEGLATCSHTNGSSNVAGTLLKEPKVEENEIPPASLQHQSLQSNVGNIRTEILPALPGPVSPQPPSHAPVSPHHSGRDKGKQIVEPRPNYKGKEPMSPHVASKGKGPERASVALRIKDPAPEPGIIPNNRFSATQALIIPKEEPFTDDMPQDEVPLAVIQPDSLSGRDLPIGDFSTEKSNWLEPPESLHAAEIAGAGASASGTERHTSCEHATVPDEIPSILEIASSQLGEVTISLSYNSALGRPNFKLPSIDELRGLMELRCLQSYKLIDPNFDVIKILTDMCECISELATNSSNQSQEGNEMPALDVLQKSPTRGDAEKNKENGCCEATLMLNESFDNHCSANGFVDNVGRKDLVVAPQHHLTSNELRRVLDASDITKGEENLEISWVNEINKEFPTPFQYISDNLVFQNAHVSFSLSRIGDERCCPTCLGDCLLSQKPCACACQAGGKFAYTPEGVIKEDFLEECISMTRDPQKQCLLNCTECPLERSKADDFPEPCKGHLRRKVIKECWIKCGCNKQCGNRVVQRGVNYKLQVFLTADGKGWGLRTLENLPKGAFVCEFVGEILTIPELYARNREKHTSPVLLDAYWGLKGVPKDEEALCLDATCYGNVARFINHRCLDANLIEIPVEVETPEFHYYHLAFFTTREVHALEELTWDYGIDFDDLDHHVKTFQCRCGSKFCRNMKRPTRSKSATR is encoded by the exons ATGGCACCAAACCCCAGAGTTGTGCAAGCCTTCCGCACGATGAAGGAAATAGGAATTAGCGAGGAAAAAGTGAAACCAGTATTGAAGAAGCTTCTAAAGCTGTATGAGAAAAATTGGGAGCTAATTGAATCAGAGAATTATAGAGTTCTTGCTGATGCTATCTTTGAGGAGGAGGACAGCAAG GTGTCAGAACCTAAAAAAAGCAATGCACATGAT CAGGAGGACATTGACGAAGAAGGTTCCACACCTGATGAGCTTGTTCGCCCCTTAAAAAGAGCACGATTAAAAAACCAAGAAGGGCTGGCCACTTGTTCTCATACAAATGGAAGCTCTAATGTTGCTGGAACTCTTTTAAAAGAGCCTAAAGTTGAGGAGAATGAAATACCTCCTGCTTCTTTGCAACACCAGTCACTTCAGTCCAATGTTGGAAATATAAGGACAGAAATCCTGCCTGCTTTACCTGGTCCTGTTTCCCCTCAGCCTCCCTCCCATGCTCCTGTTTCACCTCATCATAGTGGTAGGGATAAAGGGAAGCAGATTGTAGAACCTAGGCCTAATTACAAAGGAAAGGAACCTATGTCACCTCATGTTGCTTCCAAGGGAAAAGGCCCTGAGAGAGCATCTGTTGCCTTGCGTATTAAAGATCCAGCTCCTGAGCCTGGTATTATTCCTAACAATAGGTTCTCTGCTACTCAGGCACTAATTATACCCAAGGAAGAGCCCTTTACTGATGACATGCCACAGGATGAGGTTCCTCTTGCAGTTATTCAGCCAG ATTCATTAAGCGGAAGAGATTTGCCAATAGGGGATTTTTCAACTGAAAAATCAAATTGGCTGGAACCTCCAGAATCCTTGCATGCAGCTGAAATTGCAGGTGCTGGTGCTTCAGCTTCAGGAACTGAGAGACATACCAGCTGCGAGCATGCTACTGTTCCTGATGAAATTCCTTCTATCCTAGAGATTGCCTCATCACAATTGGGAGAGGTGACGATTTCTCTAAGTTACAATTCTGCTCTTGGAAGGCCAAATTTCAAATTGCCTAGTATAGATGAACTAAGAGGACTGATGGAGCTGAGATGTCTCCAGTCTTATAAACTCATTGACCCAAATTTTGATGTCATCAAAATTCTGACTGATATGTGTGAGTGCATCTCGGAATTGGCAACTAATTCTTCTAATCAATCGCAGGAAGGTAATGAGATGCCAGCTCTTGACGTATTGCAGAAATCTCCTACAAGAGGTGATGctgagaaaaataaagaaaatggttGTTGTGAGGCAACTTTGATGTTAAATGAATCTTTCGATAATCACTGCTCTGCAAATGGATTTGTTGACAATGTTGGGAGGAAGGACTTGGTGGTTGCTCCACAGCATCATCTTACATCTAATGAATTAAGGCGGGTTCTTGATGCAAGTGACATAACCAAGGGAGAAGAAAATTTGGAAATTTCATGGGTAAATGAAATTAATAAAGAGTTTCCTACACCGTTTCAGTATATATCAGACAATTTGGTATTTCAAAATGCCCATGTTAGTTTTTCTCTTTCTCGGATTGGAGATGAAAGATGTTGTCCTACATGTCTCGGGGATTGTCTCTTGTCCCAGAAGCCTTGTGCATGTGCGTGTCAAGCTGGGGGAAAATTTGCTTATACCCCGGAAGGTGTTATTAAGGAAGACTTCTTAGAAGAGTGTATCTCTATGACTCGTGATCCTCAAAAACAATGTCTTCTTAATTGCACAGAGTGCCCTCTTGAGAGATCAAAAGCTGATGACTTTCCGGAGCCTTGTAAGGGTCACTTACGGAGAAAAGTAATCAAAGAGTGTTGGATCAAATGTGGGTGCAATAAGCAGTGTGGCAATCGGGTGGTGCAGAGAGGTGTAAATTATAAATTGCAG GTGTTTCTGACAGCTGATGGAAAAGGTTGGGGCCTGAGAACTCTCGAGAATCTCCCCAAAGGAGCTTTTGTTTGTGAGTTTGTTGGAGAAATACTCACCATCCCTGAGTTGTATGCAAGGAACAGGGAGAAACATACATCTCCAGTTCTGCTGGATGCTTACTGGGGGTTGAAGGGAGTTCCTAAGGATGAAGAGGCCCTCTGCTTGGATGCAACATGTTATGGAAATGTTGCTAGGTTTATCAATCATAG ATGTTTAGATGCAAACTTGATTGAGATTCCTGTTGAAGTGGAGACTCCAGAATTTCATTACTATCAT CTAGCCTTCTTTACAACAAGAGAGGTTCATGCGCTTGAAGAGCTGACTTGG GACTATGGTATCGACTTTGATGATCTCGACCATCATGTTAAGACATTCCAGTGCAGATGTGGCAGTAAATTTTGCCGGAACATGAAACGTCCAACTA GGTCCAAGTCTGCGACgagatga
- the LOC108467543 gene encoding probable inactive histone-lysine N-methyltransferase SUVR2 isoform X3 produces MAPNPRVVQAFRTMKEIGISEEKVKPVLKKLLKLYEKNWELIESENYRVLADAIFEEEDSKVSEPKKSNAHDQEDIDEEGSTPDELVRPLKRARLKNQEGLATCSHTNGSSNVAGTLLKEPKVEENEIPPASLQHQSLQSNVGNIRTEILPALPGPVSPQPPSHAPVSPHHSGRDKGKQIVEPRPNYKGKEPMSPHVASKGKGPERASVALRIKDPAPEPGIIPNNRFSATQALIIPKEEPFTDDMPQDEVPLAVIQPDSLSGRDLPIGDFSTEKSNWLEPPESLHAAEIAGAGASASGTERHTSCEHATVPDEIPSILEIASSQLGEEGNEMPALDVLQKSPTRGDAEKNKENGCCEATLMLNESFDNHCSANGFVDNVGRKDLVVAPQHHLTSNELRRVLDASDITKGEENLEISWVNEINKEFPTPFQYISDNLVFQNAHVSFSLSRIGDERCCPTCLGDCLLSQKPCACACQAGGKFAYTPEGVIKEDFLEECISMTRDPQKQCLLNCTECPLERSKADDFPEPCKGHLRRKVIKECWIKCGCNKQCGNRVVQRGVNYKLQVFLTADGKGWGLRTLENLPKGAFVCEFVGEILTIPELYARNREKHTSPVLLDAYWGLKGVPKDEEALCLDATCYGNVARFINHRCLDANLIEIPVEVETPEFHYYHLAFFTTREVHALEELTWDYGIDFDDLDHHVKTFQCRCGSKFCRNMKRPTRSKSATR; encoded by the exons ATGGCACCAAACCCCAGAGTTGTGCAAGCCTTCCGCACGATGAAGGAAATAGGAATTAGCGAGGAAAAAGTGAAACCAGTATTGAAGAAGCTTCTAAAGCTGTATGAGAAAAATTGGGAGCTAATTGAATCAGAGAATTATAGAGTTCTTGCTGATGCTATCTTTGAGGAGGAGGACAGCAAG GTGTCAGAACCTAAAAAAAGCAATGCACATGAT CAGGAGGACATTGACGAAGAAGGTTCCACACCTGATGAGCTTGTTCGCCCCTTAAAAAGAGCACGATTAAAAAACCAAGAAGGGCTGGCCACTTGTTCTCATACAAATGGAAGCTCTAATGTTGCTGGAACTCTTTTAAAAGAGCCTAAAGTTGAGGAGAATGAAATACCTCCTGCTTCTTTGCAACACCAGTCACTTCAGTCCAATGTTGGAAATATAAGGACAGAAATCCTGCCTGCTTTACCTGGTCCTGTTTCCCCTCAGCCTCCCTCCCATGCTCCTGTTTCACCTCATCATAGTGGTAGGGATAAAGGGAAGCAGATTGTAGAACCTAGGCCTAATTACAAAGGAAAGGAACCTATGTCACCTCATGTTGCTTCCAAGGGAAAAGGCCCTGAGAGAGCATCTGTTGCCTTGCGTATTAAAGATCCAGCTCCTGAGCCTGGTATTATTCCTAACAATAGGTTCTCTGCTACTCAGGCACTAATTATACCCAAGGAAGAGCCCTTTACTGATGACATGCCACAGGATGAGGTTCCTCTTGCAGTTATTCAGCCAG ATTCATTAAGCGGAAGAGATTTGCCAATAGGGGATTTTTCAACTGAAAAATCAAATTGGCTGGAACCTCCAGAATCCTTGCATGCAGCTGAAATTGCAGGTGCTGGTGCTTCAGCTTCAGGAACTGAGAGACATACCAGCTGCGAGCATGCTACTGTTCCTGATGAAATTCCTTCTATCCTAGAGATTGCCTCATCACAATTGGGAGAG GAAGGTAATGAGATGCCAGCTCTTGACGTATTGCAGAAATCTCCTACAAGAGGTGATGctgagaaaaataaagaaaatggttGTTGTGAGGCAACTTTGATGTTAAATGAATCTTTCGATAATCACTGCTCTGCAAATGGATTTGTTGACAATGTTGGGAGGAAGGACTTGGTGGTTGCTCCACAGCATCATCTTACATCTAATGAATTAAGGCGGGTTCTTGATGCAAGTGACATAACCAAGGGAGAAGAAAATTTGGAAATTTCATGGGTAAATGAAATTAATAAAGAGTTTCCTACACCGTTTCAGTATATATCAGACAATTTGGTATTTCAAAATGCCCATGTTAGTTTTTCTCTTTCTCGGATTGGAGATGAAAGATGTTGTCCTACATGTCTCGGGGATTGTCTCTTGTCCCAGAAGCCTTGTGCATGTGCGTGTCAAGCTGGGGGAAAATTTGCTTATACCCCGGAAGGTGTTATTAAGGAAGACTTCTTAGAAGAGTGTATCTCTATGACTCGTGATCCTCAAAAACAATGTCTTCTTAATTGCACAGAGTGCCCTCTTGAGAGATCAAAAGCTGATGACTTTCCGGAGCCTTGTAAGGGTCACTTACGGAGAAAAGTAATCAAAGAGTGTTGGATCAAATGTGGGTGCAATAAGCAGTGTGGCAATCGGGTGGTGCAGAGAGGTGTAAATTATAAATTGCAG GTGTTTCTGACAGCTGATGGAAAAGGTTGGGGCCTGAGAACTCTCGAGAATCTCCCCAAAGGAGCTTTTGTTTGTGAGTTTGTTGGAGAAATACTCACCATCCCTGAGTTGTATGCAAGGAACAGGGAGAAACATACATCTCCAGTTCTGCTGGATGCTTACTGGGGGTTGAAGGGAGTTCCTAAGGATGAAGAGGCCCTCTGCTTGGATGCAACATGTTATGGAAATGTTGCTAGGTTTATCAATCATAG ATGTTTAGATGCAAACTTGATTGAGATTCCTGTTGAAGTGGAGACTCCAGAATTTCATTACTATCAT CTAGCCTTCTTTACAACAAGAGAGGTTCATGCGCTTGAAGAGCTGACTTGG GACTATGGTATCGACTTTGATGATCTCGACCATCATGTTAAGACATTCCAGTGCAGATGTGGCAGTAAATTTTGCCGGAACATGAAACGTCCAACTA GGTCCAAGTCTGCGACgagatga
- the LOC108467543 gene encoding probable inactive histone-lysine N-methyltransferase SUVR2 isoform X4 produces MAPNPRVVQAFRTMKEIGISEEKVKPVLKKLLKLYEKNWELIESENYRVLADAIFEEEDSKVSEPKKSNAHDEDIDEEGSTPDELVRPLKRARLKNQEGLATCSHTNGSSNVAGTLLKEPKVEENEIPPASLQHQSLQSNVGNIRTEILPALPGPVSPQPPSHAPVSPHHSGRDKGKQIVEPRPNYKGKEPMSPHVASKGKGPERASVALRIKDPAPEPGIIPNNRFSATQALIIPKEEPFTDDMPQDEVPLAVIQPDSLSGRDLPIGDFSTEKSNWLEPPESLHAAEIAGAGASASGTERHTSCEHATVPDEIPSILEIASSQLGEEGNEMPALDVLQKSPTRGDAEKNKENGCCEATLMLNESFDNHCSANGFVDNVGRKDLVVAPQHHLTSNELRRVLDASDITKGEENLEISWVNEINKEFPTPFQYISDNLVFQNAHVSFSLSRIGDERCCPTCLGDCLLSQKPCACACQAGGKFAYTPEGVIKEDFLEECISMTRDPQKQCLLNCTECPLERSKADDFPEPCKGHLRRKVIKECWIKCGCNKQCGNRVVQRGVNYKLQVFLTADGKGWGLRTLENLPKGAFVCEFVGEILTIPELYARNREKHTSPVLLDAYWGLKGVPKDEEALCLDATCYGNVARFINHRCLDANLIEIPVEVETPEFHYYHLAFFTTREVHALEELTWDYGIDFDDLDHHVKTFQCRCGSKFCRNMKRPTRSKSATR; encoded by the exons ATGGCACCAAACCCCAGAGTTGTGCAAGCCTTCCGCACGATGAAGGAAATAGGAATTAGCGAGGAAAAAGTGAAACCAGTATTGAAGAAGCTTCTAAAGCTGTATGAGAAAAATTGGGAGCTAATTGAATCAGAGAATTATAGAGTTCTTGCTGATGCTATCTTTGAGGAGGAGGACAGCAAG GTGTCAGAACCTAAAAAAAGCAATGCACATGAT GAGGACATTGACGAAGAAGGTTCCACACCTGATGAGCTTGTTCGCCCCTTAAAAAGAGCACGATTAAAAAACCAAGAAGGGCTGGCCACTTGTTCTCATACAAATGGAAGCTCTAATGTTGCTGGAACTCTTTTAAAAGAGCCTAAAGTTGAGGAGAATGAAATACCTCCTGCTTCTTTGCAACACCAGTCACTTCAGTCCAATGTTGGAAATATAAGGACAGAAATCCTGCCTGCTTTACCTGGTCCTGTTTCCCCTCAGCCTCCCTCCCATGCTCCTGTTTCACCTCATCATAGTGGTAGGGATAAAGGGAAGCAGATTGTAGAACCTAGGCCTAATTACAAAGGAAAGGAACCTATGTCACCTCATGTTGCTTCCAAGGGAAAAGGCCCTGAGAGAGCATCTGTTGCCTTGCGTATTAAAGATCCAGCTCCTGAGCCTGGTATTATTCCTAACAATAGGTTCTCTGCTACTCAGGCACTAATTATACCCAAGGAAGAGCCCTTTACTGATGACATGCCACAGGATGAGGTTCCTCTTGCAGTTATTCAGCCAG ATTCATTAAGCGGAAGAGATTTGCCAATAGGGGATTTTTCAACTGAAAAATCAAATTGGCTGGAACCTCCAGAATCCTTGCATGCAGCTGAAATTGCAGGTGCTGGTGCTTCAGCTTCAGGAACTGAGAGACATACCAGCTGCGAGCATGCTACTGTTCCTGATGAAATTCCTTCTATCCTAGAGATTGCCTCATCACAATTGGGAGAG GAAGGTAATGAGATGCCAGCTCTTGACGTATTGCAGAAATCTCCTACAAGAGGTGATGctgagaaaaataaagaaaatggttGTTGTGAGGCAACTTTGATGTTAAATGAATCTTTCGATAATCACTGCTCTGCAAATGGATTTGTTGACAATGTTGGGAGGAAGGACTTGGTGGTTGCTCCACAGCATCATCTTACATCTAATGAATTAAGGCGGGTTCTTGATGCAAGTGACATAACCAAGGGAGAAGAAAATTTGGAAATTTCATGGGTAAATGAAATTAATAAAGAGTTTCCTACACCGTTTCAGTATATATCAGACAATTTGGTATTTCAAAATGCCCATGTTAGTTTTTCTCTTTCTCGGATTGGAGATGAAAGATGTTGTCCTACATGTCTCGGGGATTGTCTCTTGTCCCAGAAGCCTTGTGCATGTGCGTGTCAAGCTGGGGGAAAATTTGCTTATACCCCGGAAGGTGTTATTAAGGAAGACTTCTTAGAAGAGTGTATCTCTATGACTCGTGATCCTCAAAAACAATGTCTTCTTAATTGCACAGAGTGCCCTCTTGAGAGATCAAAAGCTGATGACTTTCCGGAGCCTTGTAAGGGTCACTTACGGAGAAAAGTAATCAAAGAGTGTTGGATCAAATGTGGGTGCAATAAGCAGTGTGGCAATCGGGTGGTGCAGAGAGGTGTAAATTATAAATTGCAG GTGTTTCTGACAGCTGATGGAAAAGGTTGGGGCCTGAGAACTCTCGAGAATCTCCCCAAAGGAGCTTTTGTTTGTGAGTTTGTTGGAGAAATACTCACCATCCCTGAGTTGTATGCAAGGAACAGGGAGAAACATACATCTCCAGTTCTGCTGGATGCTTACTGGGGGTTGAAGGGAGTTCCTAAGGATGAAGAGGCCCTCTGCTTGGATGCAACATGTTATGGAAATGTTGCTAGGTTTATCAATCATAG ATGTTTAGATGCAAACTTGATTGAGATTCCTGTTGAAGTGGAGACTCCAGAATTTCATTACTATCAT CTAGCCTTCTTTACAACAAGAGAGGTTCATGCGCTTGAAGAGCTGACTTGG GACTATGGTATCGACTTTGATGATCTCGACCATCATGTTAAGACATTCCAGTGCAGATGTGGCAGTAAATTTTGCCGGAACATGAAACGTCCAACTA GGTCCAAGTCTGCGACgagatga